The Candidatus Melainabacteria bacterium genome includes a region encoding these proteins:
- a CDS encoding VWA domain-containing protein: MRLKNIRSRKGASMIVLITCIAFFIVLPLSLLGFEIGRYFLLITQVENVAGACALSGTGAIATIPSSASSGPGLQGLYNGCAQEAVFCLQLNSILGSAMSNNVQTICNNTLAPYVAPPTPPVGKANISISFLNQDGSWHQDLTTSGAVKMSVTISYTTKPIFSAPGLLMNLMPTETATASSTGGLPQLDVFLCFDLSGSMDDQTGVAYVNRYWDVTLGGGAGGVNYGFTANQNSNTPNTIYNQTPGIQINGTQVNALPPQNLAKCSTSLFFNEQVRCGAGSEAGQLPGGVVLVSGVPTPQPITYTGTAYGTQNPYISGSTPNPSWYNPGGASFTDMVVIPSTTTGGAYTFNAATWKATAVVECEQSRGNLANITVLNASNGGATYLNNNPYKTQLVAALGQTAQQYWAYAAQNTNPSYLALSAGQNFVSTMNLSTDARFGLSTFADYASSPTLNTIAGPNYLISGAFGTWYPSPYTPGGQPSGGTFPLPWVSLSDGTPGSYNNAFAALAPPTSSYDPTTTTTQAVPTGQTNIWDALNNAIQDVTANGRTTARKAIVLFTDGIPTPPPGTPATIPAGNTNAGLFALAATCNAPNIPIYTIGLAQNADPTLVTAENTLLSGISSAGGSGGTYFPTTSASQLNAAFQAIARSLVLLRAGG; encoded by the coding sequence ATGAGACTAAAGAACATACGTTCTCGCAAGGGTGCCTCAATGATCGTGTTGATCACTTGTATCGCATTTTTCATTGTGTTGCCGTTAAGCCTTCTCGGATTTGAAATTGGTAGATACTTTCTGCTCATAACTCAAGTTGAGAACGTTGCTGGTGCATGTGCACTCTCTGGAACAGGGGCGATTGCAACGATTCCATCGAGTGCATCCTCCGGACCTGGATTGCAAGGTCTGTACAACGGATGTGCGCAGGAGGCAGTGTTCTGTCTGCAGCTGAACTCGATCCTCGGCAGTGCGATGAGCAATAACGTGCAGACCATTTGTAATAACACTCTCGCTCCTTATGTGGCACCACCCACTCCGCCCGTGGGCAAGGCTAACATCTCGATTTCATTTCTCAACCAGGACGGAAGTTGGCACCAAGATTTGACGACTTCTGGTGCTGTCAAAATGTCGGTGACGATCTCGTACACGACAAAGCCTATCTTCTCAGCACCTGGGTTGCTCATGAATCTCATGCCGACTGAGACAGCTACAGCCTCATCGACCGGTGGTCTTCCGCAATTAGACGTGTTCCTCTGCTTCGACCTCTCCGGTTCAATGGACGACCAGACTGGTGTTGCTTACGTCAACCGTTACTGGGATGTGACTCTCGGAGGCGGAGCTGGTGGAGTTAACTACGGCTTCACTGCCAACCAGAACAGTAATACGCCTAACACCATCTACAACCAGACTCCTGGTATTCAGATCAACGGTACTCAGGTGAATGCCCTGCCTCCACAGAATCTTGCGAAGTGCAGCACGAGCTTGTTCTTTAACGAGCAAGTACGTTGTGGCGCTGGTTCGGAAGCCGGTCAGTTGCCTGGCGGCGTCGTTCTGGTCAGCGGAGTGCCCACACCACAGCCCATCACCTACACCGGCACCGCCTACGGAACCCAGAACCCTTACATATCTGGGTCAACTCCCAACCCGAGCTGGTACAACCCAGGTGGCGCTAGTTTCACCGATATGGTCGTGATCCCCAGCACTACTACAGGTGGTGCGTATACCTTCAACGCTGCCACATGGAAAGCCACAGCAGTGGTCGAATGTGAACAGTCGCGTGGGAACCTTGCGAACATCACTGTTCTCAATGCAAGTAATGGCGGTGCCACCTACTTGAACAATAACCCGTACAAGACACAGCTCGTAGCGGCACTCGGACAGACCGCGCAACAGTACTGGGCTTATGCAGCTCAGAACACTAACCCCAGCTACCTGGCTCTCAGTGCCGGTCAGAACTTCGTCAGTACAATGAACTTGTCTACTGATGCTCGTTTCGGTCTCTCCACTTTTGCCGATTACGCTTCGAGCCCAACTTTGAACACTATCGCCGGACCGAACTATCTGATTTCAGGTGCTTTCGGTACCTGGTACCCAAGTCCTTACACGCCAGGTGGACAACCATCTGGTGGTACGTTCCCACTGCCATGGGTGTCGTTGTCTGATGGAACGCCTGGTTCTTACAACAATGCTTTCGCAGCTCTAGCTCCGCCTACGAGTTCTTATGACCCGACCACCACTACGACACAAGCTGTGCCAACAGGCCAAACCAATATATGGGACGCTTTGAACAACGCTATTCAAGACGTAACCGCCAATGGTCGAACTACAGCCCGCAAAGCAATCGTATTGTTTACGGACGGTATTCCGACACCACCTCCTGGTACACCGGCCACTATTCCAGCCGGGAACACCAATGCAGGATTGTTCGCACTGGCTGCGACCTGCAACGCACCGAACATTCCGATCTACACAATCGGTCTGGCTCAGAATGCAGATCCAACCCTGGTGACCGCAGAAAACACTTTACTTTCAGGTATCTCGTCTGCAGGTGGCTCCGGCGGTACATACTTCCCGACCACATCTGCAAGTCAGTTGAACGCAGCATTCCAGGCTATCGCTAGAAGCCTTGTCCTACTCAGAGCCGGCGGCTAA
- a CDS encoding tetratricopeptide repeat protein produces MPPLLAGEIEETTGLYDALSRVKDVDINCGVLRIACDDFIGLIGIESASRIVGAVTKDPQAGRLTDSGAVDKILGLTTGTFEYYEVPQKELSRLNQNLEMDITELLSSHANNGGEAATDSLTSESDETYAEESAVVYDEATQEEVAPESVQEQEELAPESSDHSDGESEELIEHVQEHSEVETLAEDQTEPAYSKSELDSIGTSNYSKSELDSIGTTNYSKSELDSIGTSNYSKSELDSIGTSNYSKSELDSIGTANYSKSELDSIGTSNYSKSELDSIGTANYSKSELDSIGTSNYSKSELDSIGTANYSKSELDSIGTTNYSKSELDSIGVGSSSTEEAEAPKVSSKPGNLLAKFKKDSKAAATHTNVPSAESFAPGDSSATSDTAAPFDPATDALTLSAQANVERLKKFRPPDAEIEAEAARAQRMKFASKKAEPINLEEKADSAEDAARAKNIRPTGPQQLPPPSIRPTKKVTLSPKVGIALGGVVGLVALFFVVRIPVANSLVASAESQFNKRDFKGAESTISPVFFFDPSNTQAHYLKGKILGAQGKLAQAFEEYDQALNATPLDGQLLRAHALAAWKLNKHAVLKKDTDALIENDPTAKADGFLYGLRAKAELDLNDAKGAYDDCTTALRLGQRAPWIYARRGWALVKKGNPKAALKDFNTAISFPKNDATADAYVGKGAALRDMNDTAGALAAYDAALKVDPKSAPIYATRAWLYGYLNKFDKALADYNTALHYDPGYVAAYIAIADIYTRQNKLDAALKELLAVPKKYDGFELAIARGRAYMRLNKMKEAIANFKQGFAIDPKRDPDAYMDQAYCYGVMKNYPAALAAVQAAIDINPTNAQYVASHGFYNQFVGNTVTAAQEFEKALSLDPKNADAHFWRGVIFEQKGDSASAIQDYQAALAVNPDYAEAKRKLAALNKVERHSSVTVASASDGIKIIQGDYQTLMNQGYAKMKAHDARAACNYFASAVQVNPNSTQARKYLAYALVMKGNSTDAISEFQSLDASGAADPTDRRNLGLLLLEAKRGNEAVDVFLKLVTENPRDTYCRLKLVEAYAASGNVAKAVEACQDGQKVDPSSSARYLAAIEKLKTTSNLTSEKGKIAMPSG; encoded by the coding sequence TTGCCTCCCTTATTAGCTGGCGAAATTGAAGAGACGACTGGTCTGTACGACGCCTTGAGTCGTGTCAAAGACGTGGACATCAACTGCGGCGTCTTGAGAATTGCCTGCGACGATTTTATAGGACTTATAGGTATAGAATCCGCAAGCCGCATTGTTGGTGCGGTGACAAAGGATCCCCAGGCGGGGCGACTGACCGATAGTGGGGCTGTAGATAAGATTCTAGGGCTCACAACCGGTACCTTCGAGTATTACGAGGTGCCTCAGAAAGAGCTTTCCAGGCTGAACCAGAATCTGGAAATGGACATCACCGAGCTGCTTTCCAGCCATGCGAATAATGGTGGTGAAGCAGCGACAGATTCTCTAACCTCAGAGTCAGACGAAACCTACGCTGAAGAATCCGCGGTTGTTTACGATGAGGCCACACAAGAGGAGGTCGCGCCGGAATCCGTTCAAGAGCAAGAAGAACTCGCACCAGAGAGTTCAGATCACTCAGACGGCGAATCTGAAGAGCTGATTGAGCATGTGCAGGAACATTCTGAAGTTGAAACTTTGGCAGAAGACCAAACTGAGCCTGCATACTCGAAATCAGAGCTTGACTCAATTGGAACGTCAAATTACTCCAAGTCCGAGCTAGACTCGATTGGAACGACAAACTACTCCAAGTCCGAGCTAGATTCGATTGGAACGTCAAATTACTCCAAGTCCGAGCTAGATTCGATTGGAACGTCAAATTACTCCAAGTCCGAGCTAGACTCAATTGGAACAGCAAACTACTCCAAGTCCGAGCTAGATTCGATTGGAACGTCAAATTACTCCAAGTCCGAGCTAGACTCGATTGGAACAGCAAACTACTCCAAGTCCGAGCTAGATTCGATTGGAACGTCAAATTACTCCAAGTCCGAGCTAGACTCGATTGGAACGGCAAACTACTCCAAGTCCGAGCTAGACTCGATCGGAACGACAAACTACTCCAAGTCCGAGCTTGACTCGATTGGAGTTGGCTCCTCTTCTACGGAAGAGGCAGAAGCGCCAAAAGTCAGCTCTAAGCCAGGTAATTTACTTGCAAAATTCAAAAAGGACTCCAAGGCAGCCGCCACACACACCAATGTGCCATCTGCTGAAAGCTTCGCACCAGGAGATTCCTCTGCCACTTCTGATACTGCTGCTCCATTTGATCCTGCTACTGACGCCCTTACGCTAAGTGCCCAGGCCAATGTCGAGCGGTTGAAGAAATTCCGCCCGCCTGATGCAGAGATCGAGGCTGAAGCGGCGCGTGCACAGCGTATGAAATTTGCCTCGAAGAAGGCAGAGCCCATAAATTTAGAAGAGAAGGCAGACAGCGCCGAAGACGCTGCCCGGGCGAAGAACATTCGTCCCACTGGTCCGCAGCAGTTGCCTCCACCATCAATTCGACCAACAAAGAAGGTGACTCTATCACCCAAGGTCGGCATTGCACTTGGCGGCGTAGTTGGATTGGTAGCTTTGTTCTTCGTTGTACGAATTCCAGTTGCTAATTCACTGGTCGCTTCTGCAGAAAGTCAGTTCAACAAACGCGATTTTAAGGGTGCAGAGTCCACAATCAGTCCAGTCTTCTTCTTCGACCCTTCAAATACTCAGGCCCACTATCTGAAGGGCAAAATTCTAGGCGCTCAAGGGAAATTGGCTCAGGCTTTCGAAGAGTACGATCAGGCTTTGAATGCAACTCCTCTCGATGGACAGTTATTGCGTGCGCATGCGCTTGCTGCCTGGAAGCTGAATAAGCATGCGGTTTTGAAGAAAGATACAGATGCATTGATCGAAAACGACCCAACAGCAAAGGCCGATGGATTCTTGTACGGCTTGAGAGCCAAGGCCGAACTTGATCTTAACGATGCAAAAGGCGCATACGATGATTGCACCACTGCACTCAGACTTGGTCAGCGCGCCCCATGGATTTATGCAAGAAGAGGCTGGGCTCTTGTTAAGAAGGGCAATCCTAAAGCTGCGCTCAAGGATTTCAATACAGCTATAAGCTTTCCCAAGAACGATGCGACTGCTGACGCTTATGTCGGAAAAGGCGCAGCCCTCCGTGATATGAACGACACTGCTGGTGCGTTAGCTGCATATGACGCTGCTCTTAAAGTAGATCCGAAGAGTGCGCCCATTTATGCGACTCGAGCCTGGCTATACGGATACTTAAATAAGTTCGATAAAGCTCTTGCCGACTACAACACAGCCCTGCACTATGATCCGGGCTATGTCGCTGCTTACATAGCGATAGCAGACATTTATACCAGGCAGAATAAGCTTGATGCCGCTTTGAAAGAGTTGCTGGCCGTGCCCAAGAAATATGACGGCTTTGAACTGGCCATCGCCAGGGGGCGTGCGTACATGCGCTTGAACAAGATGAAGGAAGCGATTGCGAACTTCAAACAAGGCTTTGCTATAGACCCCAAGCGAGATCCTGACGCTTATATGGATCAAGCTTACTGTTATGGCGTTATGAAGAATTACCCTGCAGCACTGGCGGCGGTTCAGGCTGCCATTGATATAAATCCAACCAATGCACAGTATGTTGCTTCGCACGGCTTCTATAACCAGTTTGTAGGCAACACTGTCACAGCAGCGCAAGAGTTTGAAAAGGCATTGAGTCTGGATCCCAAGAATGCTGATGCACACTTCTGGCGTGGTGTCATTTTCGAGCAAAAGGGCGACTCTGCTTCAGCTATACAAGATTATCAGGCCGCTCTAGCTGTAAATCCAGACTACGCGGAAGCGAAGAGAAAACTTGCGGCGCTGAACAAAGTCGAGCGACACTCTTCTGTAACTGTAGCCAGCGCTTCAGATGGAATCAAGATTATTCAGGGTGACTATCAAACTCTGATGAATCAGGGTTATGCGAAGATGAAAGCTCACGACGCGAGAGCTGCTTGTAACTATTTTGCGTCAGCAGTTCAAGTCAATCCGAACAGCACACAGGCTCGAAAGTATCTTGCCTATGCGCTTGTGATGAAAGGGAACTCGACGGATGCAATCAGTGAATTCCAATCGCTAGATGCCTCCGGAGCTGCTGATCCGACCGATCGGCGAAATCTTGGGCTGCTTTTACTCGAAGCTAAGAGAGGGAACGAAGCAGTTGATGTTTTCCTGAAACTCGTAACCGAAAACCCCAGAGACACTTACTGTAGGCTGAAACTCGTTGAAGCCTATGCGGCTAGTGGCAACGTCGCGAAGGCCGTAGAAGCCTGTCAGGACGGTCAGAAAGTGGATCCTTCATCATCCGCGCGATACTTGGCAGCCATTGAAAAGCTCAAAACAACTTCCAACCTGACATCAGAGAAGGGTAAAATCGCAATGCCTTCGGGCTAA
- a CDS encoding ribonuclease J, translating to MVLFRFQVHQLANIVTGDAVLKHNSLSVIPLGGQSEVGQALWAFIFGGEILLVDAGSAYPTEDMPGVDLLFPNTSFLKANEDRIAGLVLTNAHDEHCGSVAYLLHHLKIPKIMGPRFVSTFLAQCAIVVNKETGFPCPIVDTVEIGSSYTVGPFDVEWVQVNDAIADATALKIGTHEGTVLYTSSFKLDQTPVDNKYMDIRKLAQAGDSGVLLLIGDSAGIETEGYTPSEKAVMPALRRTIEQASGRVVVVMPGTNTHRLQILFDLARETGRKVALLGETLTRTAISAAITGNLNYERSIESSLEQMGKLPDNESLIIATGQDGDAMGIMLALADSACRDLALKEGDTVVYSAAVASGRSRQMAMIQDHFLSVGIKFVWGSKQGVHVSKHASREELKFMLSITNPKYFIPALGEGRHIMHHAQMATEWGIPAESVFALHNGDILEIYNGVATIAGTVEAESVMFNREQGESVSQFSVSERRALSLEGIVTIGLVVDGDGRLLRGPTLEVGAAGFLQSFEWVMAEEELTQAIVEAVDRMRSPEPVGSEPRSAFDVNALKSAVREVAMKALRSKLQSKPTVQVMVHELLTNRPQ from the coding sequence ATGGTTCTCTTTCGCTTCCAGGTTCACCAATTGGCAAATATTGTTACGGGCGACGCGGTTCTAAAACATAACAGTCTCTCGGTCATTCCTCTTGGCGGGCAGTCTGAAGTCGGTCAGGCTCTCTGGGCCTTCATCTTTGGCGGCGAGATACTACTTGTCGACGCCGGGTCTGCCTATCCGACCGAGGATATGCCAGGCGTCGATTTGCTCTTTCCCAACACCAGCTTCCTCAAAGCCAACGAGGATAGAATCGCCGGTCTTGTTCTGACAAATGCTCACGATGAGCATTGCGGGTCTGTGGCCTATCTTCTGCATCACTTGAAGATCCCGAAGATTATGGGACCACGCTTCGTTTCGACCTTTCTGGCGCAGTGCGCCATCGTTGTAAATAAGGAGACGGGCTTTCCCTGCCCGATTGTAGATACTGTAGAAATTGGCTCTTCTTACACTGTCGGTCCATTTGACGTGGAATGGGTGCAGGTGAACGATGCAATCGCTGACGCCACGGCTCTAAAAATCGGCACTCATGAAGGCACTGTCCTGTACACATCAAGCTTTAAGCTGGATCAAACGCCGGTCGATAATAAGTATATGGACATCCGCAAATTGGCGCAGGCTGGCGATAGCGGTGTTTTGCTCTTGATTGGAGACTCCGCCGGCATCGAGACTGAGGGCTATACTCCTTCGGAGAAGGCTGTCATGCCTGCCCTCAGACGAACCATCGAGCAGGCTTCGGGACGTGTTGTTGTTGTGATGCCTGGCACTAACACTCACAGGCTGCAAATATTGTTCGACCTTGCCAGAGAGACCGGCAGGAAAGTAGCCTTGCTCGGGGAAACGCTGACCAGAACGGCTATTTCAGCTGCCATAACAGGTAATTTGAATTATGAGCGCAGTATTGAATCAAGTCTGGAGCAGATGGGAAAGCTGCCTGATAACGAGAGTTTGATTATCGCCACCGGGCAAGACGGCGATGCTATGGGCATTATGCTTGCGCTTGCCGATTCTGCTTGCAGAGATCTGGCGCTCAAAGAAGGCGATACCGTTGTATACAGTGCTGCGGTCGCGTCTGGTAGATCGCGTCAAATGGCGATGATCCAAGATCACTTCTTATCTGTAGGAATCAAATTTGTCTGGGGGAGTAAGCAAGGTGTGCATGTTTCCAAACATGCAAGCCGAGAAGAGCTCAAATTCATGCTCTCCATCACAAATCCCAAATACTTCATTCCAGCGCTGGGCGAAGGTCGTCACATCATGCACCATGCTCAGATGGCGACTGAGTGGGGCATACCTGCCGAGAGCGTTTTCGCTTTGCACAATGGCGATATTCTGGAGATTTATAACGGAGTTGCCACCATAGCTGGTACTGTGGAAGCTGAATCGGTTATGTTCAATCGCGAGCAGGGAGAGAGCGTCAGTCAGTTCTCTGTGAGCGAGAGACGAGCGCTCAGTTTAGAAGGCATTGTCACTATCGGGCTCGTTGTTGACGGTGATGGCAGGTTGCTGCGCGGTCCGACTCTAGAGGTCGGTGCTGCGGGATTCTTGCAATCATTCGAGTGGGTCATGGCTGAGGAGGAGTTGACTCAAGCCATCGTAGAAGCTGTCGATCGTATGCGCAGTCCCGAGCCCGTCGGCAGTGAGCCTCGTTCAGCCTTCGACGTGAATGCATTGAAGTCTGCTGTACGCGAAGTGGCTATGAAAGCGCTGCGATCGAAGTTGCAATCAAAACCGACAGTCCAGGTGATGGTTCACGAATTACTTACCAACCGCCCTCAATAA